A genomic stretch from Falco cherrug isolate bFalChe1 chromosome 3, bFalChe1.pri, whole genome shotgun sequence includes:
- the BCL3 gene encoding B-cell lymphoma 3 protein, with product MAEELPVDLRTRRGAPPGPPPPRPPRPPPRLRCRCGSGARRCGGRWGGTDPPPSGKAPRGCPPAPPPPSPPPRPSPSASHPHPLPSSQGCGGSCRCRCKGGPEPAWCPPPGILALPPAPPLAVLGPPQTQIAADIAAATGQDEDGDTALHIAVAQGAVGAARRLVGLFLQGGCHLDVFNRLRQTPLHVAVITRQAALVRLLVAHGACPGARDRLGRTAPHLACERRAPRCLRELLRGGPDLQARDYEGLTPLHVAVSSGARENVLLLLEHGADIDAVDIKSGRSPLLHAVESNSLEMAELLIQRGASVNAQSYAGCTALHAAAGRGLLGVLRLLLRSGADCGIKNYHNETPLAVASSRQVIDILRGKASRPPQPRCSPLPLPDAPTPASNGRASPGSGARIPPAANQKMDFAEPANGVQGVGPCAGVKHEGGAGQPMACAGGPALSLPLAEARQDPACLYPMASPPRDSSANHLVPPRFHRPIVSLGPPANEGLGQAAQMDQSWTLVEGGTPPLETPRLRLREGRGQVRGGR from the exons atggcGGAGGAGCTGCCCGTGGACCTGCGGACCCGCCGGGGGGCCCCCCCtggccccccccctccccgccccccccgcccccctccgaGGCTTCGCTGCCGCTGCGGAAGCGGCGCTCGGCGATgcggggggcgctggggggggACGGACCCCCCCCCCTCGGGGAAAGCACCGCGGGGGTgccccccagcgccccccccccccagcccccccccccggccttCCCCCTCggcttcccacccccacccgcTGCCTTCTTCGCAG ggctgcggggggagCTGCCGCTGCCGCTGCAAGGGGGGGCCGGAGCCGGCCTGGTGCCCCCCTCCGGGGATCCTGGCcctcccccccgcgccccccctgGCCGTGCTGGGACCCCCCCAGACCCAAATAGCCGCCGACATCGCGGCCGCCACCGGGCAGGACGAGGACGGTGACAC GGCGCTGCACATCGCGGTGGCTCAGGGGGCCGTGGGGGCTGCGCGGCGCCTGGTGGGGCTGTTCCTGCAGGGGGGGTGTCACCTGGACGTGTTCAACCGGCTGCGGCAg ACGCCGCTGCACGTGGCGGTGATCACGCGGCAGGCGGCGCTGGTGCGGCTGCTGGTGGCGCACGGCGCGTGCCCCGGCGCGCGGGACCGGCTGGGCCGAACCGCCCCGCACTTGGCCTGCGAGCGGCGCGCGCCGCGGTGCCTGCGCGAGCTGCTGCGGGGGGGGCCCGACCTGCAGGCGCGCGACTATGAGG gccTGACCCCCCTGCACGTGGCCGTCAGCTCCGGTGCCCGTGAGAacgtcctgctgctgctggagcatgGGGCTGACATCGACGCCgtg gacATCAAGAGTGGTCGCTCGCCGCTGCTTCATGCGGTGGAGAGCAACAGCCTGGAGATGGCAGAGCTGCTCATCCAg CGGGGCGCCAGCGTGAACGCGCAGTCATACGCGGGGTGCACGGCGCTGCATGcggctgcgggccgggggctgctgggggtcctgcggctgctgctgcgcAGTGGCGCCGACTGCGGCATCAAGAACTACCACAACGAGACCCCCCTGGCTGTGGCCAGCAGCCGGCAG GTCATCGACATCCTGCGGGGAAAGgcctcccgccccccccagccccgctgcagccccctccccctgcctgatgctcccaccccagcatccaatg gACGAGCCTCCCCGGGGTCCGGGGCCCGGATCCCGCCTGCAGCCAATCAGAAGATGGATTTTGCTGAGCCAGCCAATGGGGTGCAAGGGGTGGGGCCCTGCGCAGGGGTGAAGCATGaaggtggtgctgggcagccaATGGCATGTGCCGGTGGCCCCGCCCTCAGCCTGCCATTGGCTGAGGCCCGTCAGGACCCTGCCTGCCTCTACCCAATGGCGTCGCCTCCCCGGGACTCTTCAGCCAATCACCTTGTGCCGCCGCGCTTCCACCGTCCAATTGTATCGCTGGGTCCGCCGGCCAATGAGGGACTAGGGCAGGCGGCCCAGATGGACCAATCATGGACGCTAGTGGAGGGAGGAACCCCACCCCTCGAGACCCCTCGGCTCCGCCTccgggaggggcggggccaGGTGCGGGGAGGGAGGTGA
- the LIPE gene encoding LOW QUALITY PROTEIN: hormone-sensitive lipase (The sequence of the model RefSeq protein was modified relative to this genomic sequence to represent the inferred CDS: inserted 2 bases in 1 codon; deleted 4 bases in 4 codons) has translation MDSRPLFQALAALAXDNATFFQQRGGAGGRRLADAFTALRDHAARLEPALRHVARLCHLFDLDEATPGNGYRSLVQTARCCLAHALHKSRCVAAQRRSLFFRARAAHNAAELEAYGAALAQLRALLGLAQRLLARNRPGCLFPPEGDGLAQLVLREYSTMHNACFYGRCLGFQFAPSIRPLLQTIAIGLVSYGESYRRNETGLGGAAGSLFTSGKFALDPELRGAEFERVTQNLDVQFWKRFWNLTESELLASVASMAAAQVGVCRALTVPPEPLELPLEADPKVTVTIAPPVAHTGPGPVHMRLLSYQLREGQDSPALTALTRAEGSLGPLRWWRGPPLPPSPALLVHFHGGGFVAQTSRSHEPYLRGWARDLGVPILSVDYALAPEAPFPRALEECFYAYCWALRHCHLLGSTAQRVCLAGDSAGGNLCLAVALRAGAVGVRPPQGLVVAYPVTLVQAAPSPSRLLSLLDPLLPLSVLCACLGAYAGTEEEEEEEKEEEGEGKTAPPPPEPLSPLRLLRDLRQGAAAWLGGLLQGPPPRPEPALTAEGAREEQPPDNPPPEGRDPPEAGEGAQEDPDTFQPLRSRGPPARFLQRPSPLARNPLVSPLLAPDPLLCTLPPLHLVACALDPMLDDSVALARRLRGLGRPVTLRVVPDLPHGFLSLGPLSAETRRATALCTRLIRSVLAPPEPPRRGVAAGGGTPGQPGPPGPLPPGVRDVGVT, from the exons atggACTCGCGGCCGCTGTTCCAGGCGCTGGCAGCGCTGGC GGACAACGCCACCTTCTTCCAGCAGCGtgggggcgcgggcgggcggcgcttGGCCGACGCCTTCACGGCTCTGCGAGACCATGCGGCGCGGCTGGAGCCGGCGCTGCGGCATGTGGCACGGCTCTGCCACCTCTTTGACCTGGACGAGGCGACGCCAGGCAACGGCTACCGCAGCCTGGTGCAAACGGCCCGCTGCTGCCTGGCGCATGCCCTGCACAAGAGCCGCTGCGTGGCTGCACAGCGCCGCAGCCTCTTCTTCCGCGCC CGCGCCGCGCACAACGCAGCGGAGCTGGAGGCGTATGGCGCGGCACTGGCACAGCTTCGCGCCCTGCTCGGCCTGGCCCAGCGCCTGCTGGCGCGCAACCGGCCCGGCTGCCTCTTCCCGCCCGAGGGCGACGGGCTGGCGCAGCTGGTGCTGCGCGAATACAGCACCATGCACAATGCCTGCTTCTACGGCCGCTGCCTCGGCTtccag TTCGCCCCCTCCATCCGCCCCCTCCTGCAGACCATCGCCATTGGCCTCGTCTCCTAT GGGGAGAGCTACCGGCGCAACGAGACAGGGCTGG GGGGGGCGGCTGGGTCGCTGTTCACCAGTGGGAAGTTCGCACTGGACCCCGAGCTGCGGGGGGCCGAGTTTGAGCGGGTGACGCAGAACCTGGATGTGCAGTTCTGGAAGCGCTTCTGGAACCTGACCGAGAGCGAGCTGCTGGCG TCGGTGGCCAGCATGGCGGCGGCGCAGGTGGGGGTGTGCCGGGCGCTGACTGTGCCCCCTGAGCCGCTGGAGCTGCCGCTGGAGGCGGACCCCAAGGTCACGGTCACCATCGCCCCCCCGGTGGCACACACGGGGCCCGGGCCCGTGCACATGAGACTGCTGTCGTACCAGCTGCGTGAGGGGCAG GACAGTCCAGCTCTCACCGCC CTGACCCGCGCCGAGGGGTCACTGGGACCCTTACGCTGGTGGCGGgggccccccctgcccccctcccccgccctgCTGGTGCATTTCCATGGGGGGGGGTTTGTGGCACAGACCTCGCGCTCGCACGAGCCTTACCTGCGG GGGTGGGCGCGCGATCTGGGGGTCCCCATCCTCTCGGTGGACTACGCCCTGGCCCCCGAAGCCCCCTTCCCCCGGGCGCTGGAGGAATGCTTCTATGCCTACTGCTGGGCCCTGCGCCACTGTCACCTGCTGG GCTCGACGGCGCAGCGCGTGTGCCTGGCGGGGGACAGCGCGGGGGGAAACCTGTGCCTGGCGGTGGCGCTGCGGGCGGGGGCGGTGGGCGTGCGCCCCCCCCAGGGGCTGGTGGTGGCCTACCCGGTGACACTGGTGcaggccgccccctccccatcGCGCCTGCTGTCGCTGCTGGACCCGCTGCTGCCGCTCAGTGTCCTCTGTGCCTGCCTGGGTGCCTACgcag GgacggaggaggaggaggaggaggagaaggaggaggagggggaagggaagaccgcccctccccccccggaGCCCCTGAGCCCCCTGCGGCTGCTGCGGGACCTGCGGCAGGGGGCGGCCGCCTGGCTAGGGGGGCTCCTgcagggcccccccccccggcccg AGCCGGCGCTGACGGCAGAGGGCGCAAGGGAGGAGCAGCCCCCGGACAACCCCCCCCCGgagggcagggacccccccgaggcgggggagggggcgcagGAGGACCCGGACACGTTCCAGCCGTTGCGCAGCCGTGGCCCCCCCGCCCGCTTCCTGCAGCGCCCCTCCCCCCTGGCGCGCAACCCCCTGGTGTCCCCCCTGCTGGCCCCCGACCCCTTGCTGTGCACCCTGCCCCCCCTGCACCTCGTG gcctgcGCGCTGGACCCGATGCTGGACGACTCGGTGGCGCTGGCACGGCGGCTGCGGGGGCTGGGGCGGCCAGTGACACTGCGGGTGGTCCCCGACCTCCCCCACGGCTTCCTCAGCCTGGGACCCCTCAGCGCCGAGACGCGACGCGCCACCGCGCTCTGCACGCGCCTCATCCGCAGCGTGCTggccccccccgagcccccccgccggggggtCGCTGCTGGTGGGGGCACGCCGGGACAGCCTGGCCCCCCTGGACCCCTCCCGCCGGGGGTCCGTGATGTTGGGGTTACGTAA